CCGTTCATGAAATCGCGGCGGTCTATCTTCTGATCCATGCCCAGGGCGCGGTCTTCGGCGCTCAGCTCGGGAGACGGGGGAAGAGGGGCGTCGTCCATTTCTTGGCTCCTTTCATCGGAGAATGACTGTACGAAAGAGGGGAGGAAGCGGAAACTGTGTTCCTACTTCCTGCCTTACACCACCGCTTCGTCGTATTCGATGGGCACGTGTACATCGGGTGCGCCACGTTTGAACACCGCACGGGTCAGCAGGAACAGCAGCGGCCCGGCCACCAGCAGGGGCAGCGCCAGCTTCAGCAGCGGGGGGCCTGCGTCGGGGTCTTGCAGGGTCGTGACCACTGCCAACACCAGAATAACGGCTGGCAGCAGCGCCAAGATCACCACCACCGGCAGCCCACCGGGAATTTTGAAGGGGCGGCGCATGCGCGGTTCTCTGATTCTCAGGGCGATCAGGGCGGCAAACTGGAGCAGCAGCGACACGCCGTACAGCACCACCGTCACATTCAGCAGAGAGCTGAACGTCTGAAGTGACAGCACGGCGTAAATGACCGCGCAGACGATGATCGAGACGAACGGTGTGCCGTGTACGCTGTGCTGCGCAGTCAGCCCCTGCGGGAGATATTTGTCGGCGGCGAGCGAAAAGGGGATGCGGCTGTTGGTCAGAATCATGGCGTTGAACAGGCCCGCCGCGCAGAACATCCCGCCAATCGCCATCCAGATGCCCAGCCAGCGCCCCCCGATAGCCGCCGCGAGTTCGGGAAAGCCCGCCGCATCGCCCCAGGTCGTCCAGTCCACACCTGCCGAAAGCCCTGCCAGCACCGGCAACAGGTATGCCAGGATAATGATCGGCAGCGCGATTCGCATGGCCCTGGGAATCACCTTCAGCGGATTCTCGATCTCACCCAGAATGGTGCTGATGCCGTCCCATCCGAGAAAGTTGTACATCACCACGAACAGGCCCAGCCCGAAGGCACTGACCAGCCCGGTTTTGGGCGGCGTGACCGGCAGCCAGAAGGCGACCGGATGCGCTAGCCAGTGAACAAGCGCCAGCACGATCATCACAATGAAGGGCGCGAAGACCATGACCGCGAACAGCTTGCTGCTGTCTCCGACCGCGTGTGCGCCGCGAATGTTCAGGAAGACGAAGACGGCGATCAGCACGGCAGACACCAGCCATTTCAGCAGGGCGCTGTGATCGAGGACGTCGTTGCCGAACGCCTGCGTCAGAAAGCTGCTGGTGTAGGTGGCAAACAGCACCGCGAAACTCGCCGCGATGACCAGGCCGTACAGCCAGCTCGTCCAGGCCTGCAAGAAGCCCCAGAACGGCCCCAGCCCCCGCTTGACCCAGGCGTAATACCCGCCCGCCACGGGCATGGCAGTGGCGAGTTCCGTCACCATCAGCACGGTGGGCACGCTCCAGATGAACGGCGTGACCAGAATCAGGATGATCGCCATGCCCGGCGCACTGTTGGCGACCAGCCCTTCGATGCCGAACGCACCCCCGGCCACCGTGAAATAGATGACCATGATGACGCCCCACAGACCGAGTTTGCTGCTGGTAGGAACGGACAAAGGAGCAGCCTGAACGTCACTCTGAATCATGTTGCGGCCTCGCAAATGGGGGAAGTGTGGATGTTCTGCCGACACGTGCATACACCGAGATGAAGTTGTTCTTAAGGAGTCATGCTAGCGCAGTCACCCGGCCCTCAGGATATGGACTTGGAGCACTACGGCGCTGCCTCTACACTGGCTGAATGTGCCAATACAGTTCAGCCAACTTCGAGGGCGACTTTCCGCAGATCGAGCGGCAACTGCGGCACCCGTCAAGGCGGCTGTGCGGCTGAGCGAGGTTCTGGCACTGCCGGTCTGCCGCGACGTGCGGAGGGTGTCGGCAGGCAACGCGCAGCGGGGCAACCTCGACCCCGAAGTCCTGCTGGCACACGTGATCGACGTGCCACATTCAGAGCGCTGGGTCAGCCGGGGCACGCTGATGC
This genomic stretch from Deinococcus ruber harbors:
- a CDS encoding APC family permease yields the protein MSVPTSSKLGLWGVIMVIYFTVAGGAFGIEGLVANSAPGMAIILILVTPFIWSVPTVLMVTELATAMPVAGGYYAWVKRGLGPFWGFLQAWTSWLYGLVIAASFAVLFATYTSSFLTQAFGNDVLDHSALLKWLVSAVLIAVFVFLNIRGAHAVGDSSKLFAVMVFAPFIVMIVLALVHWLAHPVAFWLPVTPPKTGLVSAFGLGLFVVMYNFLGWDGISTILGEIENPLKVIPRAMRIALPIIILAYLLPVLAGLSAGVDWTTWGDAAGFPELAAAIGGRWLGIWMAIGGMFCAAGLFNAMILTNSRIPFSLAADKYLPQGLTAQHSVHGTPFVSIIVCAVIYAVLSLQTFSSLLNVTVVLYGVSLLLQFAALIALRIREPRMRRPFKIPGGLPVVVILALLPAVILVLAVVTTLQDPDAGPPLLKLALPLLVAGPLLFLLTRAVFKRGAPDVHVPIEYDEAVV